A genomic stretch from Telopea speciosissima isolate NSW1024214 ecotype Mountain lineage chromosome 7, Tspe_v1, whole genome shotgun sequence includes:
- the LOC122669488 gene encoding ABC transporter E family member 2-like, whose protein sequence is MTDRLTRIAIVSSDRCKPKKCRQECKKSCPVVKTGKLCIEVTSASKIAYISEELCIGCGICVKKCPFEAIQIINLPKDLDKDTTHRYGPNTFKLHRLPVPRPGQVLGLVGTNGIGKSTALKVLGGKLKPNLGRFNNPPDWQEILTHFRGSELQNYFTRILEDNLKAIIKPQYVDHIPKAVHGNVGQVLDQKDERDMKAELCEDLQLNQVIDRNVGDLSGGELQRFAIAVVAIQNAEIYMFDEPSSYLDVKQRLKAARVVRSLLRANSYVIVVEHDLSVLDYLSDFICCLYGKPGAYGVVTLPFSVREGINIFLAGFVPTENLRFREESLTFKVAETPQESAEEVQTYARYKYPTMSKTQGNFKLRVIEGEFTDSQIIVMLGENGTGKTTFIRLLAGLLKPDEVEGSDVEIPEFNVSYKPQKISPKFQSQVRDLLHQKIRDSYMHPQFVSDVMKPLQIEQLMDQAVVNLSGGELQRVALCLCLGKPADIYLIDEPSAYLDSEQRIVASKVIKRFILHAKKTAFVVEHDFIMATYLADRVVVYEGQPSVNCIANAPQSLLTGMNLFLSHLDITFRRDPTNFRPRINKLDSTKDREQKNAGSYYYLDD, encoded by the exons ATGACGGATCGATTGACTCGTATCGCCATCGTCAGCTCTGATCGTTGCAAGCCCAAAAAATGCCGCCAGGAATGCAAGAAGAGCTGTCCGGTAGTCAAAACTG GTAAACTATGCATTGAAGTTACTTCAGCATCTAAGATTGCTTACATCTCTGAAGAATTATGTATTGGATGTGGTATTTGTGTCAAG AAATGCCCGTTTGAAGCTATTCAGATCATAAATTTGCCAAAAGATCTGGATAAAGACACAACCCATCGTTATGGCCCGAACACCTTCAAGTTGCACAG GTTGCCAGTTCCAAGACCTGGGCAGGTTTTGGGCTTGGTAGGAACAAATGGAATTGGGAAGTCGACTGCCCTCAAAGTTTTGGGTGGGAAGTTAAAGCCTAACCTGGGTCGTTTCAAT AACCCTCCTGATTGGCAGGAAATATTGACACATTTCCGGGGGTCTGAACTGCAAAATTATTTCACCCGTATTTTGGAAGACAATCTCAAG GCAATCATCAAGCCACAGTATGTTGATCACATTCCAAAAGCAGTCCATGGCAATGTTGGCCAAGTGCTCGATCagaaagatgagagagataTGAAGGCAGAACTTTGTGAGGATCTTCAGCTGAATCAGGTTATAGATCGAAATGTGGGGGATTTATCAGGTGGAGAGCTTCAGAGATTTGCTATTGCCGTTGTTGCCATACAGAATGCAGAGATATACATGTTTGATGAGCCTTCGAGTTATCTTGATGTTAAACAAAGGCTTAAAGCTGCCCGAGTTGTCCGGTCTTTGCTCAGGGCTAACAG CTATGTCATTGTTGTGGAGCATGACCTTAGTGTCCTCGACTACTTGTCAGACTTCATTTGCTGCTTATATGGGAAACCAGGAGCTTATGGAGTTGTTACTCTCCCTTTTTCGGTCAGAGAAGGAATAAATATATTCTTGGCAGGGTTTGTTCCAACAGAGAATCTTAGATTCCGTGAGGAGTCTCTTACATTCAAG GTTGCTGAGACTCCACAGGAAAGCGCTGAGGAGGTCCAGACATATGCCCGTTACAAATACCCAACTATGAGTAAAACTCAGGGTAATTTCAAGCTTCGTGTTATTGAGGGTGAATTTACCGACTCTCAGATTATTGTAATGCTGGGTGAGAATGGAACGGGGAAGACAACCTTCATCCGCTTGCTG GCTGGTTTATTGAAACCCGATGAAGTGGAGGGTTCTGATGTGGAAATACCTGAATTTAATGTTTCTTATAAGCCGCAGAaaatcagtccaaaatttcaaTCACAAGTCAGAGACTTGTTACATCAAAAAATACGTGATTCGTACATGCATCCTCAGTTTGTTTCGGATGTCATGAAACCACTTCAAATTGAACAATTAATGGATCAAGCAGTTGTGAATCTCTCAGGTGGAGAGTTGCAAAGAGTTGCCTTGTGTCTTTGTCTTGGGAAG CCTGCAGACATTTATCTGATAGATGAACCAAGTGCttatcttgattccgagcaacgCATTGTCGCATCGAAAGTCATAAAGAGGTTTATCCTCCATGCCAAGAAAACTGCTTTTGTGGTTGAACATGACTTTATCATGGCAACCTACCTGGCAGACAGAGTTGTCGTCTATGAGGGGCAACCATCGGTGAATTGTATTGCCAATGCTCCACAGTCCTTGTTGACTGGGATGAACCTCTTCTTATCT CATCTGGATATTACATTTAGGCGGGATCCAACCAATTTCCGACCTCGAATAAACAAACTGGATTCAACAAAGGACAGGGAGCAAAAAAATGCTGGGTCCTATTACTACCTTGATGATTAA
- the LOC122668705 gene encoding aldehyde oxidase GLOX1-like, with product MHMQLLHNDRVIIFDRTDFGISNLRLPAGKCRTNDQAIKLDCTAHSAEYNVLTNTIRPLMVQTNVFCSSGVVSWNGRLIQTGGFKEGERAVRIFRPCQRCDWEEIPLALNVRRWYATTQLLPDGRIIVIGGRRQFNYEFYPKSNSTNYVFALPFLSQTNDLISENNLYPFVHLNVDGNLFIFANNRSILFDYTKNIIVKTFPEIPEGDPRSYPSTGSSVLLPLYLENSSLEAEILICGGAPRGSFEKANNRTKIFIGALNTCGRIRITDPNPIWSMETMPLARVMGDMTLLPNGQVLIINGAGTGTAGWENADDPVFNPVLYRPDNPPGFRFQIQNPSTIPRLYHSTAILIRDGRVLVGGSNPHVNYVFTNVRYPTELSLEAFSPEYLGPEFLNVRPTIISPVSQTKLLYGQELIMRFTMQTMEIIEKNIWVTMVAPSFTTHAFSMNQRLLVLGGGNVKFQGPLMVDGGDDQKLINWVYDVTVNTPASTILAPPGYYLLFVVHDDIPSEGIWIQIQQHSSHFV from the coding sequence ATGCACATGCAACTACTCCATAACGATCGAGTTATCATCTTCGATCGCACCGATTTCGGCATTTCAAATCTCCGGTTACCCGCCGGCAAATGCCGAACAAACGATCAAGCCATCAAGCTTGATTGTACTGCTCATTCAGCCGAATACAATGTTCTCACTAATACAATACGTCCACTTATGGTTCAAACTAATGTGTTTTGCTCATCTGGTGTAGTTTCATGGAATGGTCGTCTCATCCAAACCGGtggattcaaagaaggtgaACGTGCCGTTAGGATTTTCAGGCCATGTCAAAGATGTGATTGGGAAGAAATTCCATTAGCACTTAATGTAAGAAGATGGTATGCTACTACTCAATTATTACCGGACGGCAGAATCATCGTTATCGGTGGTCGCCGGCAATTCAATTATGAGTTTTACCCTAAATCTAATTCTACCAACTATGTTTTTgctttaccatttctttctcAAACTAATGACCTAATTTCAGAAAACAATCTCTACCCTTTTGTTCACTTAAATGTGGATGGAAACCTATTTATTTTCGCGAATAATCGATCAATCTTGTTTGATTATACCAAAAACATTATTGTAAAAACATTTCCAGAGATCCCTGAAGGAGATCCTCGATCTTACCCTAGTACAGGCTCATCTGTTCTTCTCCCACTCTACTTGGAAAACTCATCTCTTGAAGCTGAGATCCTCATCTGTGGTGGAGCTCCAAGAGGGTCATTTGAGAAAGCAAATAATAGAACAAAGATATTCATTGGAGCCCTAAATACATGTGGGAGGATTCGAATTACTGACCCGAATCCAATATGGTCAATGGAGACAATGCCTCTAGCAAGAGTAATGGGTGACATGACTTTACTACCAAACGGTCAGGTCTTGATTATTAATGGTGCCGGAACAGGGACTGCTGGGTGGGAGAATGCTGATGACCCAGTTTTCAACCCGGTTCTATATCGACCCGATAATCCACCCGGGTTTCGGttccaaatccaaaacccatCTACCATTCCACGTCTCTACCATTCCACAGCAATATTAATTCGTGATGGTCGAGTTCTTGTGGGAGGAAGCAATCCTCATGTCAATTATGTCTTTACTAACGTACGTTATCCAACTGAGTTAAGCTTGGAAGCATTCTCACCGGAATATCTCGGACCGGAGTTTTTGAATGTACGGCCAACCATTATCTCTCCGGTGTCACAAACTAAGTTATTATATGGACAAGAACTGATAATGAGGTTCACAATGCAGACTATGGAGATCATTGAGAAGAATATATGGGTAACAATGGTGGCTCCTTCATTTACAACACATGCTTTCTCTATGAATCAAAGGTTGTTAGTGTTGGGTGGTGGAAATGTTAAATTTCAAGGGCCATTGATGGTAGATGGTGGAGATGATCAGAAATTGATCAATTGGGTGTACGATGTTACAGTAAATACGCCGGCTTCGACAATTCTTGCGCCTCCGGGATATTATCTTTTGTTTGTGGTTCATGATGATATACCCAGTGAGGGGATTTGGATTCAAATCCAACAACACAGTTCTCATTTTGTTTGA